A window of the Thermodesulfovibrionales bacterium genome harbors these coding sequences:
- a CDS encoding NAD(P)H-dependent oxidoreductase subunit E, which yields MKSALEEIVRKHRENKGNIISLLQDTQEVLGYIPKEAVDYFSEELDIAPSHFYGVVTFYSQFHLKPRGKHVISICCGTACHVKGGSKIAERVQRDLGLASEGETTEDGKFTFEIVRCVGACSIAPVVLINNRAYAEMTADGTSKIIKQLKKEGSGAAN from the coding sequence ATGAAAAGCGCGCTCGAAGAAATCGTAAGAAAACACCGGGAGAACAAAGGCAATATCATATCCCTCCTTCAGGACACGCAGGAGGTATTGGGCTACATCCCCAAGGAGGCGGTCGATTATTTTTCTGAAGAACTTGATATCGCCCCGAGCCATTTCTACGGTGTCGTTACCTTCTACTCCCAGTTCCATCTCAAGCCACGGGGAAAGCACGTCATCTCCATCTGCTGCGGTACGGCCTGCCACGTGAAAGGGGGAAGCAAGATTGCCGAGCGCGTTCAGCGCGACCTCGGACTGGCTTCGGAAGGAGAGACAACGGAAGACGGCAAATTTACCTTCGAGATTGTGAGGTGCGTCGGTGCGTGCAGCATCGCCCCGGTGGTTCTCATCAATAACAGGGCCTATGCTGAGATGACCGCGGATGGTACGTCGAAGATTATAAAGCAGCTGAAGAAGGAGGGGTCAGGTGCAGCAAACTGA